In Symphalangus syndactylus isolate Jambi chromosome 15, NHGRI_mSymSyn1-v2.1_pri, whole genome shotgun sequence, the following are encoded in one genomic region:
- the LOC134732555 gene encoding proline-rich protein 20E-like, whose protein sequence is MEEPRRSKRPRSMATNQASGGPPPEPGCSGVDPEDSVEADEPAQPAQPAKPTAYVTPFRWQPPAGTEPARPAERGRRRGGSRRPGRGRGRGGGPRRDAGQRQGAERLPGPDLHIQLDHHGEPGHQWELEIWETAASSLSETAPVPGTVQEGPGPDVAQPELGIQEPPPASGPQAVAEQPILTVYPCIGFRHLGGSAALQVIQTPHGTYVQGVPVFVADIAY, encoded by the exons ATGGAGGAACCAAGGCGTTCGAAGCGACCTCGCTCCATGGCCACTAATCAAG cCTCAGGTGGGCCTCCTCCGGAGCCAGGCTGCTCTGGTGTGGACCCTGAAGACTCCGTGGAAGCAGACGAGCCCGCACAGCCAGCCCAACCCGCAAAACCCACCGCTTACGTGACACCCTTCAGATGGCAGCCCCCAGCTGGCACAGAGCCAGCTCGTCCTGCAGAGAGAGGCCGGCGCCGGGGAGGAAGCCGGCGGCCAGGGCGAGGCCGTGGCAGAGGGGGCGGGCCCCGCAGGGACGCTGGCCAGAGACAGGGCGCAGAACGCTTGCCGGGACCGGACTTGCACATCCAACTGGACCACCATGGAGAGCCAGGCCACCAGTGGGAACTGGAAATCTGGGAGACCGCAGCCTCCTCTCTTTCTGAAACAGCTCCTGTGCCTGGAACTGTGCAGGAAGGCCCTGGCCCCGACGTGGCCCAGCCTGAGCTGGGGATTCAGGAGCCACCCCCTGCCTCTGGGCCTCAGGCTGTCGCCGAGCAGCCCATCTTGACCGTCTATCCCTGCATCGGGTTTAGGCATCTGGGTGGCTCAGCTGCTTTACAGGTCATTCAAACCCCCCACGGCACCTATGTGCAAGGGGTCCCAGTGTTCGTCGCCGACATTGCATACTGA